Proteins encoded in a region of the Oncorhynchus clarkii lewisi isolate Uvic-CL-2024 chromosome 18, UVic_Ocla_1.0, whole genome shotgun sequence genome:
- the LOC139372707 gene encoding maturin codes for MEFKQLVEVAEKWCSSVPFDLIFAEEDDERRLDFYAEPGISFYVLCPDNMTGGTENFHVWSESEDCLPFLQLAQDYISSCGKKTLLEVLDKVFTSFRPLLGLPDIDDETFEQYHAGVEEEPGPDHQQMGVSQQ; via the exons atggagttTAAGCAGCTGGTGGAGGTGGCGGAGAAATGGTGTTCGTCTGTTCCGTTCGATCTGATCTTTGCggaggaggatgatgagaggAGACTGGACTTCTACGCAGAACCGGGAATCTCCTTCTATGTCCTTTGTCCCGATAACATGACGGGAGGGACCGAGAATttc CATGTATGGAGTGAGAGTGAGGACTGCCTGCCGTTCCTACAGCTAGCCCAGGACTACATCTCCTCCTGCGGGAAGAAAACACTGCTAGAGGTCCTGGACAAAGTCTTCACTTCCTTTAGACCT ttgctgGGTCTACCAGACATAGATGATGAGACGTTTGAGCAGTACCATGCAGGCGTGGAGGAGGAACCAGGGCCGGACCACCAGCAGATGGGAGTCAGCCAGCAGTGA